TCTTGCTTTAGGATTGCTTTGGTGAATCCCATTCTTTTGAAACGCATCGTAGAAGAGGACATCGGCCGAGCTTCCGGTGTCGATCATAACTCGAGATAGTTCGCTACCGCCGACGTCGAGCCGTATTACGAGGGCGTCGTCGTGTGGTTAGTCGAGATCTGCAGTCTCATTTTCGTCGAAGGTGATTTCGTAGTCGGGGCCTGATATGGGCTCTCTCACTCCTACGTTGTTTTCAGTTCTCCGTTGGTACACTTTGATCGAGTTGACTGAATTGCAGAACTTGGAACCTCCGTAGCTGAAATCGATTCGTTTTTTGTCTTTGTCGTGGGCCGGAAAATTCCATTTCTTGGTTAGTGCGGGTCGGTAGTGCCTCTGTCCCCCAGACAGATTGCGATTAAGGGTCTGCATTCTGTCTTTTTTCTGAATTTGTAGGGCAGTCGGTTTTTCCAGTAGCTAGCGAATCTTGGTCATTTTGTTCTTTTGTTTGAAGTTGGGGATTTTTTCTGCAAGGAGGTTTTATGTTTGGGTTGTACTGAGTGATACTGGGAGGAAGAGTAGCTTCATCGGGGTTTTCTAAAGTGTGGATCGCTACTATGATCTCGAAGCGTATTTTCCCTTCAGTCTGGCTCTTGGTTTCGTCGGTTGCGTTGTTGTTTGGCCCCCACGAAATCATGTCGACTCTTTTCTTCGGAGCAGGGGGTGGAGAGCTCGGTGATTCCTGCTCGGTCTCCCTGCCTCTTTTGTTTGTCGAGACTTTGGCCTTTCGGTTGGATTTTGGGGTCACTAGCTCTTCCTCTTCCTCTCTGGTTTCTTCAGTGGTTTTCTTATTTTCGCTTTGACTGCAAAGCGCGGCTCGACATTCTTCGGTCGAATTACCTTTGCGGTCATGGAAGGCGCAATATTTGCTGAGGTCATATGTCGAAGATTTTTGCGATGAGTTGTTTATTGCATAGGAATGTTGTCCTTTGGTCGTTGGCTCCTTAGGAGCAGTAGGGTTTTTAGTCGCATTAATCTTGTTCGCGCTATACTGTTCTTTTAAGGCTGCGACCTCCTCTTCATGGGTGGCGAGGTAAGAGGCTCGGTGTAGGGCGTCATCCAACGAGATAGGTGCCCGTACTGCTAGTTCTTCCATTAATTTGGATGATAACCAGACGCCATTCTTCAATGCTGCTAGGGCGACGACCTCGTTCGGGTGCGAAATCTTGGCCTTGATTTCTCGGAACTTCTTTATGTACGCTCTCAACGGCTCGAAAGGTGCTTGCTTGAGATTCCAAAGATCTGCCGCGGTAACTCTTTACTCTATGAAGACTGAATACTGTTTGAGGAATCTAGATACCAACTGAGTGAAATTGTCAATAGAGGTTTCTTCTAGTCCAGCGAACCATTCGAGGGTGCCCCCCGTGAGGTTCTCGGCGAAGAAGCGGCAGTAACCGACCTCTTTTTCGTCGTCGGTGAGGTGTGCTCTCGATATTGCTAGACGGAAGGCTCGTACGTGGGCCTTTGGGTCTGTGTTTCCTGCATATTCGTGGAATTTTAATTTCCCAACGTGATGCAGCCTTACGCTGGCGATTCTGTTTGTGAATGGGGTCCTTCTACTTTCTTCGATGACCATGTCGATAACTGGGGCAGAGCTCGTCGCCATATCTACGATCGCATGTATCCTCTTGAGCTCAACATCGTTCCTCTCGATATAATTCTGGAACGCTCCGGTTTCACTCGGGATCCCTAGGCCTTCCTGTTCGAGGTCGATATTGACGGGGGCGTGAGGGTCATGCCCCCGAGCTTGTTCTATTAGGTTGTCGAATCCTGCCTGATGGAGGGTCCTCCCGGCGGATGGAGTTCGATTTTCGGGGATCGAATGGTTTGATGGCAGGGTCCGTGTTCTCGGTTTACCCTGTCTTTCTGTTGATCCGTCCTAGAATTGGATCGGAGTACTTTGTGGGCGTTGCAGTCCAGTGTCGATTTCGTCCAATCCGCTATAGCTTAAGCTTCGGTGGGTCATGCCCTGCGGCGGGGGTCGTTGTGAGTTTTATGCCGTGTAGCGTCCGGATCGGGCGCTTGGGATCTCCGGGGTACCGAACAGACCGGCGTTTTGGGGGTTCGACGTCCCTCATAACGGATCGAGGGGCGTTTGATTTCTTTCTTGAACGTTTGCAGCTTGATGCTCTACGAGTTCACTCTCAGCCTGGTCTAGTCGATTAGTGATGGTTTGATTGGCGATCCTTTGGTTACGAATTTCGTCGATTAGAGACGAGAGCATTCCTCGAAGTTCGGTCATTTCTTCTCGAGTTTGTGCTAGGGGGGTCGGCGAAATTGGTCTGGATTGAAATCTGGTCAGGTCATCGGTGGATTGTCTATCCCCGGGACGGTTCCAGACTCGAGCTCCGACTCGTTCTGGGATCGACGTCTGATTGATCGGGAGAGATCGATCTTGACTTGAAGTCCCGATAGGAGGGATTCGTTGCATCTGGGTTGTTCTGGTCGCGTCATTGGTTCCCGTTAACCCAGTTGGTGTCGTTTCAGTCCCCGCGTCGGATCCGATGGGATCGATGTCGTTGACTCTTGAAGGTGTGGTTCCGACTGTTTGGTTGGGATCCATAATCGCGCTTAGGAAACTTAGATCGGTTTCTTAGCAAAGATGTTTTTCGTTTATCTTCCCCACAGTCGGCGCCAAAATGTAGAACCTAGAATCTACACTAAGTATTTGATAGTGATCGGGGTTTTATCTAGGGAAGACAAATGATGTAGGCAACGATATCTTTAGAATACAACGATGTTAAACAGTTTCCAGTAGGTAAAAATGAACTTTATTGATGAATAAGATCGAATACAATGAGTTGAATCAGATCGAGTGATACAAACGAGATCCGTAAAGAAAGAATCTAAGATTGAGATGAGAACAAGGTCGATGTAAGTGTGTCGCTCTCTCTAGGGTTTTCAACGTGTCTTTCTTTATGTCTGTTCTCTTTTCTTTATAGTAAGTCGACCTCGTGACCTTCGTAACTGCTCCGCGATCTTCGTCTCTTGTTCCGCGATCTTCGAAACTTCGATGTCTTCGTTCTCGAGCTCGATTGGCTTCATTTCCTTACGGCCCATATCTTTGATCGCGGCCCATTAATGTACCAACCAAAATTGGGTCCAACAACAATGTTTTACAAATATTTTTCAGTACATAAGTAAACACATTACAAAACAAGTTATTGGGTACAAAGAGTGAACATATTCAAGAAACAAACATATTCAGACACAGAGTACGTAGAAGAGTTCCAAACTGTTTTAAGATCAAAGCGGACATGATATAGAGAAAGCAGAGCACCAAAGCTGGAAGATCATCCATATCTCGGATGATCCGGTCTTGACATGCGTAGAATCGCCATTGGGAACATGAAATTCGGCTTTTTGGTCTCCTCAAACTCATCAAGCTCGAGGTCCACCTAGTTATCTCCTCGCTCCTCAATGATATACACCCGTATAAGTCCATGTACTCAAGATCCGAACATCCTTCACAAACCAAAGCAAGACCTTTAGCAGTCAATGTAGTGTATCGAAACTCCAGTTGCTTGAGCTGAGGCATGTGTCTTCCAATCACTTCAGCCTCTACATTGGCGTGTTTAGGATATGTAGCAAGATAGTCAAATGGCGCGATGATTGTGGGCATGTTGGGATCAAGCCGAGGATATAGATTCCGTTTAAGGATCTTTAGGTTATTGAAGTTCCTCCCCAACATAACCAAAGACTCGTGAGATATGCCATAAGGGTAGCTCATGTCGAGTTCCTTCAGGTTTGGACAGTTTGAGGCTATCTTTGTCATTGATGCATCTGTGACATTAGGGCAGCTCTTTATCCAAAGTACCTCTAGTTTAGGACACCTGAAAATGGAAGAATCATTAACGAAGAGATCACTTCATTTAGCAATAAAATCATCATCTGAAAGAAACGTAACTAGCAAGAAATCAAGCAAAGGGAGCTTAGTTGCTACAAAACTACAAATAATAAATTTCAGATTCTATACTACAACACATTACATTCATAACCGGTTCTACTGATAGACAAGTAAAACACTAACTTAGAATCTCTAGATTTTTAAGATTTAAAGTATCACAACTTTATTCCATTTTTATTTCAAAATATAATTTGCAGTAAAATCTTCCAATCATACTCCATTTTCTGTTATATATATATATATATATATAAATAACAGAGTAAAATTGAGATTACTTCATTTAGAGTTATGATTTTATTTTTTTACTTAGTAATCTATTTTCCATCCAAATAAAATAAAATAAAATTCGACTCTAGATTCACTCTTTTTTTGGAAAATGAAATAATACATTGAAAATGCTCTTAAAATCCATATAAACACATGGTCCAATTGTTAAAACAATTTTTTATTAAAATTCTTACTAAACTATCTATATTCTTCAGAGTCCTAGGGCCATGATTACATTCATTCAATCATAATCATGCAATTGTGTTCCTTGTCTTCCAAGCAAAGCGAGCTGAAATAGTGAAACCTAGCGCAGTTATACGTACCTCTCAGCGGCGTAAGAAAGAGAGCGATCTGTACAGTGCCTGACTCGAATCTCAGTGAGACCGCCTTCGCTCCGGTCAACAACAGATCGGAGGAAGGAATCGACCTTGTCCTCGAATTCAGGATTCCACCAGTTGATCGACTCAGGGAATGACTGAAATCGAGTTTCGAGATCGAATATCGTGTTGAATAACGGGTCATGACATACGTTCATCCAGGTCTTGCAGACCAGCATCGGCCCGATCCATCTTTGGTCTATGCTTAGCCGTGAGAAGATGTCGATGAGACATTCTCTAGTCAAGTCAGCCCAACCCGGGCTGAGTAAGGATCCCATCTTGAGCTTTTCTCCGTCGACGTTGACTTCCACTATAAATAGAGATCTTGGTCTTTTAGCTAATGACTAAGAAGAACTTATAGTTTTCAGGGCGATGACGGAGTACCTACTACCTTCAAAATGTTTGACGTTCTATAACATTTAAAATAATAATATTTCTAGACCATTTTGGTCACATATTATATATCAAGATGGTTTGTTTTCCTTTTTCTATAACGAATGAAATTTAGTAACATTGTTCTCCATGAGAAATTCTTGGGTTCACCCTCTAGGTGAACCTCTAGATTCACCAACCAATAGTGTTTGAGTATTTGATATTTGATATCTTTTAAAAAAGGAAACAAAATTGAATTTCCAAATAAGATTATATTTTTGAAATAAAACAATAAAAATACATAAAAATAGTTACAAAAAATAAATAAATAAATATTGATAAACTTTTAGCAAAATACTAAATCCTATACCCTAAATCCTAAACTCCAAACTCTAAATTATAAACCTTAAATCTTGGATAAACCGTAAACCATTAGAAAATTTTAAATTCTAAATCATACATTAAAAACTAAATCTTA
The DNA window shown above is from Brassica oleracea var. oleracea cultivar TO1000 chromosome C3, BOL, whole genome shotgun sequence and carries:
- the LOC106333793 gene encoding LOW QUALITY PROTEIN: putative F-box/LRR-repeat protein 19 (The sequence of the model RefSeq protein was modified relative to this genomic sequence to represent the inferred CDS: inserted 1 base in 1 codon) — translated: MGSLLSPGWADLTRECLIDIFSRLSIDQRWIGPMLVCKTWMNVCHDPLFNTIFDLETRFQSFPESINWWNPEFEDKVDSFLRSVVDRSEGGLTEIRVRHCTDRSLSYAAERCPKLEVLWIKSCPNVTDASMTKIASNCPNLKELDMSYPYGISHESLVMLGRNFNNLKILKRNLYPRLDPNMPTIIAPFDYLATYPKHANVEAEVIGRHMPQLKQLEFRYTTLTAKGLALVCEGCSDLEYMDLYGCISLRSEEITRWTSSLMSLXETKKPNFMFPMAILRMSRPDHPRYG